A single Symbiobacterium thermophilum IAM 14863 DNA region contains:
- the spoIIIAE gene encoding stage III sporulation protein AE — protein MKRTWWWVLLLLAVALTALPASAEGPAAPGGLLWEQAAALDTSAIERFLDEVNRTWEGYGPQITLGDFLRLSSGEDSPSLSAGAILQGLLRYLVREVLANADLLMKLVVLAITAAVLGQMQSAMGADAAGSVAYWVIYLVLVGLAITGFGLAVGAARQVMESLNAFMLAVLPTLLTVLIALGGAATAAIFQPLMVTMLNVTSTVMVNVVFPLAFLAAVLDIVSGLHEKYRLSNLAHLLRQGATVTLGATGTVFLGTVAVKGAAGAVADGLSVKAAKFVTGSFVPVIGKTLADATDLIVGSSLLLKNALGMLGATAIFFIVAFPLLKILSISWVYQVAGALVQPAGAGEIARMLTTMAKSLYMLFAAVGMVALMFFISVVVIVGSANVAVMVR, from the coding sequence GTGAAGCGCACGTGGTGGTGGGTCCTGCTCCTGCTCGCAGTGGCGCTGACGGCCCTCCCGGCGTCAGCCGAGGGGCCGGCGGCGCCCGGCGGGCTGCTGTGGGAGCAGGCGGCGGCGCTGGACACGAGCGCCATCGAACGCTTCCTGGACGAGGTGAACCGGACCTGGGAAGGATACGGGCCCCAGATCACCCTCGGCGACTTCCTGCGGCTGTCCAGCGGCGAGGACTCCCCGTCTCTGTCGGCCGGGGCCATCCTCCAGGGGCTGCTCCGGTACCTGGTCCGCGAGGTGCTGGCCAACGCCGACCTGCTCATGAAGCTGGTGGTGCTCGCGATCACCGCGGCCGTGCTGGGGCAGATGCAGTCCGCGATGGGCGCGGACGCCGCCGGCTCCGTCGCCTACTGGGTCATCTACCTGGTGCTGGTGGGGCTGGCGATCACCGGGTTCGGCCTGGCCGTCGGCGCCGCCCGCCAGGTGATGGAGAGCCTGAATGCGTTCATGCTGGCCGTGCTCCCGACCCTGCTCACCGTGCTCATCGCCCTGGGCGGGGCCGCCACGGCGGCGATCTTCCAGCCGCTGATGGTGACCATGCTCAACGTGACGAGCACCGTCATGGTGAACGTGGTCTTTCCCCTGGCCTTCCTGGCGGCGGTGCTGGACATCGTCTCGGGGCTGCATGAGAAGTACCGGCTCTCCAACCTGGCCCATCTGCTGCGCCAGGGCGCCACGGTGACCCTGGGCGCGACCGGGACGGTCTTCCTGGGCACCGTGGCGGTCAAGGGCGCTGCGGGGGCGGTGGCCGACGGCCTCTCGGTGAAGGCGGCCAAGTTTGTCACGGGGTCGTTCGTCCCCGTCATCGGCAAGACCCTGGCGGACGCCACCGACCTGATCGTCGGCTCCTCGCTGCTGCTGAAGAACGCGCTGGGCATGCTCGGGGCCACGGCCATCTTCTTCATCGTCGCCTTTCCCCTGCTGAAGATCCTGAGCATCTCCTGGGTCTACCAGGTGGCCGGAGCCCTGGTCCAGCCCGCCGGGGCCGGCGAGATCGCCCGGATGCTGACCACCATGGCCAAGTCGCTGTACATGCTCTTCGCGGCGGTGGGCATGGTCGCCCTGATGTTCTTCATCTCGGTGGTGGTCATCGTGGGTTCGGCCAACGTGGCCGTGATGGTGAGGTGA
- the spoIIIAD gene encoding stage III sporulation protein AD produces the protein MEIVQIVGLGLLAGMLISVLRQHRPELAMQLSIAAGVMLFALMMAKVLRVVEVIQSLAARASLEQAHIDTVLKIIGIAYITDFGAQVLSDAGEKAVATKVEMAGKIIIMLLAVPIILGVLDAILNLLG, from the coding sequence GTGGAGATCGTGCAGATCGTCGGTCTCGGCCTGCTGGCGGGCATGCTGATCAGCGTGCTCCGGCAGCACCGGCCGGAGCTGGCCATGCAGCTTTCGATCGCAGCCGGCGTCATGCTCTTTGCGCTGATGATGGCCAAGGTGCTCCGGGTGGTGGAGGTGATCCAGTCCCTGGCCGCCCGGGCGTCGCTGGAACAGGCGCACATCGACACGGTCCTGAAGATTATCGGGATCGCGTACATCACCGACTTCGGCGCCCAGGTGCTGTCGGATGCGGGGGAGAAGGCCGTCGCCACCAAGGTGGAGATGGCGGGCAAAATCATCATCATGCTGCTGGCGGTGCCGATCATCCTCGGGGTGCTCGACGCCATCCTGAACTTGCTGGGGTAG
- the spoIIIAC gene encoding stage III sporulation protein AC — protein sequence MSRVDVQLLFRIAGVGIIVAVMATVLKQAGKDEQGQMVTLVGVLVVLMMVVTLLGRFFNLVKATFGMY from the coding sequence GTGAGCCGGGTGGACGTGCAGCTCTTGTTCCGCATCGCCGGGGTCGGCATCATCGTGGCGGTCATGGCCACCGTGCTGAAACAGGCCGGCAAGGACGAGCAGGGCCAGATGGTGACGCTGGTGGGCGTGCTGGTGGTGCTCATGATGGTGGTGACGCTGCTCGGCAGGTTCTTCAACTTGGTGAAGGCCACCTTCGGCATGTACTGA
- the spoIIIAB gene encoding stage III sporulation protein SpoIIIAB — protein MTLKLLGAALTVLAPSWIGFQIAARYARRPAELRGFQNGLAVLVTEVEYGATPMPDALRSAARASGPVAGAVLADAADRLEGGGGITPGEALAAALEERRGATCLTPADQEILAALVPVLGASDRRDQVRHLRLALERLAAAEAEATDERRRYEKMYRYVGVLSGLALVLILI, from the coding sequence ATGACGCTGAAGCTGCTCGGCGCGGCCCTCACCGTGCTGGCGCCGTCGTGGATCGGCTTCCAGATCGCCGCCCGGTATGCCCGCCGGCCGGCGGAGCTCCGGGGCTTTCAGAACGGCCTGGCGGTGCTGGTCACCGAGGTGGAGTACGGCGCCACCCCGATGCCGGACGCCCTGCGCAGCGCGGCCAGGGCGTCGGGGCCGGTGGCCGGGGCGGTCCTGGCGGACGCCGCGGATCGGCTGGAGGGCGGCGGGGGCATTACCCCCGGGGAGGCGCTGGCTGCGGCCCTGGAGGAGCGGCGGGGGGCGACCTGCCTGACGCCGGCGGACCAGGAGATCCTGGCCGCCCTGGTCCCCGTGCTGGGGGCGTCGGACCGCCGGGACCAGGTGCGCCACCTGCGGCTGGCCCTGGAAAGGCTGGCCGCGGCGGAGGCCGAGGCGACGGACGAGCGGCGGCGGTACGAGAAGATGTACCGGTACGTCGGGGTTCTTTCGGGCCTGGCCCTGGTGCTGATTCTGATCTAG
- the spoIIIAA gene encoding stage III sporulation protein AA, with protein sequence MPEEFEREILAHVAPRLADLLRRAVPLLPAPPEEIRIRQGRPLHLVYPGGDAFVTPDGRLTADPARAVRPDGDDLQRTFQLMAKGSVYAWEEEVRGGFLTLEGGHRVGLCGRAVTEACRIRTLKQVASLNVRIAREVPGAADGLLPHLVRGGRFLSTLLVSPPQAGKTTLLRDLVRQLSTGVPRLGLRGLKVGLVDERSEVAGCVCGVPQRDVGPRTDVLDGCPKAEGLMLMIRALSPQVVAADEIGRPEDAVAVMEALHAGVAVLATAHGAGLSDVRRRPALAELLRAGAFERAVVLGRSRGPGTVEAVLDLAREVVA encoded by the coding sequence GTGCCGGAGGAGTTCGAGAGGGAGATCCTGGCCCATGTCGCCCCGCGCCTCGCGGACCTGCTGCGCAGGGCCGTCCCGCTCTTGCCCGCGCCGCCGGAGGAGATCCGCATCCGCCAGGGGCGGCCGCTGCACCTGGTCTACCCCGGCGGCGACGCCTTCGTGACCCCTGACGGCCGGCTGACGGCCGATCCCGCCCGGGCGGTCCGTCCGGACGGCGACGACCTGCAGCGCACCTTCCAGCTCATGGCCAAGGGGTCGGTCTACGCCTGGGAGGAGGAGGTGCGGGGCGGTTTCCTGACCCTGGAAGGGGGCCACCGGGTCGGCCTCTGCGGGCGGGCGGTGACTGAGGCGTGCCGCATCCGCACGCTGAAGCAGGTGGCCAGTCTGAACGTCCGCATCGCCCGGGAGGTGCCCGGGGCCGCCGACGGCCTGCTGCCCCACCTGGTGCGGGGCGGACGCTTTCTCTCGACGCTGTTGGTCTCACCGCCCCAGGCCGGCAAGACGACCCTGCTCCGGGACCTGGTGCGCCAGCTCTCCACCGGCGTGCCGCGCCTGGGGCTTCGGGGGCTCAAGGTGGGGCTGGTGGACGAGCGGTCGGAGGTCGCCGGATGCGTGTGCGGCGTTCCCCAGCGGGACGTGGGGCCCCGCACCGACGTGCTGGACGGCTGCCCCAAGGCCGAGGGGTTGATGCTCATGATCCGGGCCCTCTCGCCGCAGGTGGTCGCCGCCGACGAGATCGGCCGGCCGGAGGATGCGGTGGCGGTGATGGAGGCCCTGCACGCCGGGGTTGCCGTCCTGGCCACGGCGCACGGGGCGGGCCTGTCGGACGTGCGCCGCCGGCCGGCCCTGGCGGAACTGCTCAGGGCGGGCGCTTTCGAGCGGGCGGTGGTCCTCGGCCGCAGCCGCGGGCCCGGCACCGTGGAGGCGGTCCTGGACCTGGCGCGGGAGGTGGTGGCATGA
- a CDS encoding CD1247 N-terminal domain-containing protein, whose amino-acid sequence MTDLRSRVAYLQGLAEGLAIDVDSAHGRVLAGVLDVLGDIAEEIEEITEFQGDLAEYVDEMDDDLSSVEDEVYNENEIVFIPDDADDVTVLTCSRCGEPIGAQAGEVDDEDLEVTCPVCGCTMEADEVDD is encoded by the coding sequence ATGACCGACCTTCGTTCCCGCGTCGCGTATCTGCAGGGCCTCGCGGAGGGGCTCGCCATCGACGTCGACAGCGCGCACGGCCGCGTGCTGGCGGGCGTCCTCGACGTGCTTGGCGACATCGCCGAGGAGATCGAGGAGATCACCGAGTTCCAGGGGGACCTGGCCGAGTACGTGGACGAGATGGATGACGACCTCTCCAGCGTGGAGGACGAGGTGTACAACGAAAACGAGATCGTGTTCATCCCCGACGACGCGGACGACGTCACCGTGCTGACCTGCTCCCGCTGCGGCGAACCCATCGGCGCCCAGGCCGGGGAGGTGGACGACGAGGACCTGGAGGTCACCTGCCCGGTCTGCGGCTGTACCATGGAGGCCGACGAGGTCGACGACTGA
- the efp gene encoding elongation factor P yields the protein MISVNDLRNGMTIEMDGTVYQVIEFLHVKPGKGAAFVRTKLKNILTGATIETTFRAGEKVEQANVDRREYQFLYADQGVWVFMNNETFEQIELTEEQVGNAPNFLLENMTVQIASWKGQVIGVDLPNTVELKVVETEPGFKGDTATGTYKPAKLETGYVVQVPLFVNTGDVIKVDTRTGEYLSRA from the coding sequence GTGATTTCGGTTAACGATCTGCGGAACGGCATGACCATCGAAATGGACGGCACCGTCTACCAGGTGATCGAGTTCCTGCATGTGAAGCCCGGCAAGGGCGCCGCGTTTGTGCGGACCAAGCTGAAGAACATCCTGACGGGGGCGACCATCGAAACGACCTTCCGCGCCGGCGAGAAGGTGGAGCAGGCGAACGTGGACCGCCGGGAGTATCAGTTCCTGTATGCGGACCAGGGCGTCTGGGTCTTCATGAACAACGAGACCTTCGAGCAAATCGAGCTCACCGAGGAGCAGGTGGGCAACGCGCCCAACTTCCTGCTGGAGAACATGACGGTGCAGATCGCCAGCTGGAAGGGCCAGGTCATCGGCGTGGACCTGCCCAACACGGTGGAGCTGAAGGTCGTCGAGACGGAGCCTGGCTTCAAGGGCGACACCGCCACCGGCACCTACAAGCCCGCCAAGCTGGAGACCGGTTACGTCGTGCAGGTGCCGCTCTTCGTCAACACCGGCGACGTCATCAAGGTCGACACCCGGACGGGCGAGTATCTGTCCCGGGCCTGA